AAAGCAAAAGGAAAAAGGCACAGGAAAAACAGATCAGACGAGAGATTGCCATGAAGAAAGCAGGGAAACCTTTTTCTAAAAACTGCCATCATTATAATTATAAGCTTTCTGTAGCGTCTTCAATAAATTCACAGATGTTGGGAATAAGTGTGGAGGGAGAGCCAGAACTAATTGGAGCAATTAAAGTGAATTCGTTATTGAGAACATTAGAGGATGGCAGTTATGAGTGTTCGCAATGTAGAAGAATTTTTTCAACATCGCAGGAGCAGCGTTTAGAACAATTATATCAGTATTTGGAAGAACCAATAAAGAATGAGGATTTTAAGAGAGAATTACTGGAAGAAATTATATTATATCCACCGGTTTATTCATCTTATGAAAGCCCCATCGAACAAATATACAGATTGATGTTTGCTCCTAGGTTGGAAAAGGTAAATCGAATAATTGATAATGAAATAAATAAGCCTATATTATTCACGGCACAGCCGTGAAAGTGGCTGAAAACCACATAGTTTCTATATTTTAACTGAATATTGCTTTTCACCTATCAGATGAATGAAAAAAGAGCATCCATTTGTGGTAAAATTAAGGTGTCGAATCTTAAAAAATAACCCAAAGGAGCCCTTTATGAGTATTGTAAACACCTTAGCCTTAGAAAGCAATAGACAGATAAAAATAAATTTTGATGGAGGAGATCTCTCCTCCGATGCAGGTCTGCTTCTTATCAAAGAATTCATAAGCAAGCTTGGTATTGATAAGCTTTTAGACAAAACTTTCAAGACCAATGATCCTGCATTATTCAGATATCACACGGATCAGAAAAATCTGCTCCAGATGATATATATGATCATTGCCGGTTATTTCGAAGATGATGCTTCCGATGAACTGACCAATGATCCGGTATTCAAGTCTGTACTTGAAAAAGATGCGCTTGCATCACAGCCTACGGTATCGAGATTCTTTAACCGTATGGATGAAGATACCTTAAACCAGTTCCTTGCGATTGCCAGAGTGCTTCGGAAGAAAATTTACAGTATTCAGATGCCATCGGCTGTTATTCTGGATCTGGATTCCACCCTTCTTGATGCATACGGCAGACAGGAAGGCAGAGCCTTTAACTTTCATTATCAAAGCAATGGTTATCATCCGCTTGTCTGTTATGACGGAATGACTGGAGATCTGATAAAAGTACAGCTTCGTGATGGAACACAGTATTCCTGTACAGGAGTGGTTGACTTCCTGCAGCCGATACTGGATGAATACCAGAATGATTATCCTGCAATCCGTATTCTGCTTCGTGGTGATAGTGGTTTTGCGACTCCTGATCTTTATAAGCAGTGTGAAGAAAACGGCACAAGCTATGTGATCCGGCTGAAGGAGAATGGTCTTCTCCGTGAAAAAGCATCCTATTTTGTGGATGAACTTAATGAAATCACCAGAAATAACAAAGTGGATTATGCGGTAGTTTATGGTGAATTCATGTACAAAGCAAAGTCATGGCCTTATGAAAGGCGTGTGGTATGCAAGGTTGAAAAGCCGGAAAACCAGATGGTTTACATGTACACATTTGTTGTCACAAACATGGATTCCGCACCAGAGTATCTTATCAAATTTTACTGCAAGCGAGGTCTGATGGAAAACTTTATCAAAGAAAGCAAATCCGGTTTTGATTTTGCTTCCGTAAGCAGTCATACCAGAATCGTAAATGCAAACAGACTTCAGGTACACGCTCTTGCGTATAACATATTTAATTGGTTTAGACGATTGGCGTTATCAGCAAACATGCGAAAACAACGCATAGATACCGTCCGTTTAAAACTGCTGAAGATTGCTGCAAAAGTAATTCGTTCAGCAAGATATATCACATTCAAGCTGTGTAGCAGCTGCCCTTATAAGAATGAATTCTATGAGACACTTTCAAATATCGGTAAGCTGAATGTACAGCTGGAATAGCAACTATTAACGAACCTTGACAGCTTAATAACCGCTCAGGACTCTGCTACAGGGATTTTATACCCTTTTTGGAGATTGGTTGAGCGATGTTTAGGCTACATGGGTCAATTTTGGGATTCATGGTACAGTTATCAGTTCAGATACTGTTCCGTGAATAATTCAGGATAAGATATTGTGAAGCACTATTTCACATTGGAATACATATTTTGTGCAGATATTACAAAAATAATAAAAAATATGTGATACTACTGACAGATATATGTCGGTATGTTACAATCTATTCAAAGCACTACATTCTAACAAAATCTATCAGGCAGCATACGCCGTTTCAAAACAAGTCAAAACCACGTTAAGGGCTTTGTATATCAATAAGCAAGCCACCACGTCGGATATCAGAATTTTCAATGCTTTTAAATTACCAGCAAATAAAAGAAAAAGCAGGGAGAATTCGAAAATATCAGGCGGTTCTCCCAAACAAAAGGGAGGAAATGATTATCGCGCAAAAGACAAAGAAATCGTCATCAGACAAAGCCAAAAAGATCCAGTGGCATCCTGCGTTTTATGCAGCAGCGGAACTGGAACTAAAGGAAAACATCGAGGAACTTGATTTAATATCGGAGTATCATCTGAGTAAAGAACCGATCCGTATTGATCTTCTGATCATAAAAGAAGAAAATGCAGAAAAAATGATGAAAAATGAAATCGGTCATATCATGCGAAAGTACAATGTGTTAGAATACAAAGGACCGGGAGATGAACTGTCGATAGACACTCTTTACAAAACACTTGGATATGCCTGCCTTTATAAAGGATATGGGAAAACGACCAATGAAATTCCAGCAGAAGAATTAACAGTATCCTTATTTCGAGAGGCATATCCAAAAGAACTGTTTTTGGAATTGAAAAGGAAAGGATATACCTTAGAAGAAAAATATCCCGGCATTTATTACGTGGGAGGGAACATTTTGTTCCCAGTGCAGATTGTAGTGATCAGCAGGTTAAGCCGGGTTATGCACAGCAGTCTAAGAATCTTATCTGCAAATGCCGATATAGAGGATATCAGGAAGTTCTTAGAACAAACGGAAAACATGAAGACACCGCGAGAGCGGAATAATATAGATGCGGTATTGCATGCAAGTGTTAGTGCGAACTATGAAATATATCAAAAGGTAAGGAGGGCGAATGGTATGTGCGAAGCATTACGGGAATTAATGAAAGATGAAATAGAGCAGGATGTAGCGAGAGGAGAAGCGAGAGGAGAAGCACGTGGAATTGTAGATACATGTTGTGATTTAGGGTTGCCAGAAGACGCTATTTTAGAGCGGTTGCAGAAAAAACTAAATATATCATTACAGACTGCCCAGGAATACCTAAAGACTTTTGGAAAGCAGATGGTATAAGTTAAACGCACACATTTTCACGAAAACGACCAGATGCGTTTAGAATACATATTTTATGGATATGTTGTTTCTACGCTTATGTATAAAATTTATAAAAACAAAGCATTACATTCTAACAAAATCTATCAGGTAGCATACGCCGTTTCAAAACAAGTCAAAACCACGTTAAGGGCTTTGTATATCAATAAGCAAGCCACCACGTCGGATATCAGAATTTTCAATGCTTTTAAATCACCAGCCAAATAAAAGTAAAAGCAGGGAGAATTCGAAAATATCACGCGACTCTCCCGAACAAAAGGGAGGAAACGATTATCGCGCAAAAGACAAAGAAATCGTCATCAGACAAAGCCAAAAAGATCCAGTGGCATCCTGCGTTTTATGCAGCAGCGGAACTGGAACTAAAAGAAAACATCGAGGAACTTGATTTAATATCGGAGTATCATTTGAGTAAAGAACCGATCCGTATTGATCTTCTGATCATAAAAGAAGAAAATGCAGAAAAAGTGATGAAAAATGAAATCGGTCATATCATGCGAAAGTACAATGTGTTAGAATACAAAGGACCGGGAGATGAACTGTCGATAGACACCTTTTACAAAACACTTGGATATGCCTGCCTTTATAAAGGATATGGGAAAACAATCGATGAAATCCCGGCGGACGAACTGACCGTGTCATTGTTCCGTGAAGCATATCCAAGAGAACTGTTTTTTGAATTAGAACGAAAAGGATATGTACTGGAAGAAAAATATCCAGGTATTTATTACGTGAGAGGGAACATTTTATTCCCGGTGCAGATCGTGGTGATCAGCAGGTTGAACCGGACTATGCACAGCAGCCTAAGAATCTTATCTGCAAATGCCGATATAGAGGATATCAGGAAGTTTTTAGAACAGACAGAAAATATGAAGACACCGCGGGAGCGGAATAATATAGACGCAGTATTACAGGCAAGTGTCAGTGCGAATTATGAAATATATCAGAAGGTAAGGAGGGCGAATGGTATGTGCGAAGCATTACGGGAATTAATGAAAGATGAAATAGAGCAGGATGTAGCAAGAGGAGAAGCAAGAGGAGAAATGCGTGGCAGAGCGGAAGGAATTGTAGATACATGTTGTGATCTAGGGTTGCCAGAAGACGCTATTTTAGAGCGGTTGCAGAAAAAACTAAATATATCATTACAGACTGCCCAGGAATATCTCCAAACCTTTGGAAAACAGATCGTAAAAAATTAACGAACGTCAGGAAAATCAAAAACATATGAAATATCAGGAAAAAGACTTAGTTAAAATAGCAAAACGGGAGAACAACACAAAAAGAAGTTATCTAGTAGTAGATCCACTGCAGGGAAAGCATGTTCCGGTAGAACCTTCGAAAGCATTGAATCTTTTCAAAAGTCTTGCAGAGAAGCTTCAGGGAAAATATGAAGGCGAGAGACTGCTTTTGATCGGTTTTGCGGAAACTGCAACAGCAATCGGTGCGCAGGCTGCGATCACTCTGGGAACAAAGTATATCCAGACAACGCGGGAAGTAATACAGGATGCCAGATATTTATTTTTTTCAGAAGCACACAGCCATGCGACTGAGCAGAAATTAGTAAAAGATGATATAGACCGTGTGATAAATGATATCGACAGGATTGTATTTATAGAGGATGAGGTGACCACTGGGAATACGATCATGAATATCATTAAGATCATAACAAAAGAGTATCAGAAAAAAACAAAATTTGCAGTTGCTTCATTGTTAAATGGAATGACAGAAGAATACTTAAAAATTTACCAGGATGAAAAAATAGAACTTCATTATCTGGTAAAAACGGATCATTCCGGATACGGTACGGTTGCGGAGCAGTATAGATGTGATGGTTTATATATTTGTGCGATACCGGAGAATCATACGCAGGAAAGCGCGGATATTGATGTGCAATCGGAGAAGAATATGCGGGAACATATCATATCGATTCCCGGATGGATGAATGCAAGACGTTTCGTTGACGCAAAACAATATGAGGCTGCATGTAAAAAACTTGCGAAAACCGTGATCACAGAGACTGTTGTGAAACAGGGTGAACGTGTACTTGTGATTGGCACGGAAGAGTTTATGTATCCGGCACTTCTGACAGGGTACGAAATCGAAAAAATGGGATGTGTTGTCCGCTGCCATTCTACGACTAGAAGTCCGATCGCGGTCAGTACCGAGGAAGAGTATCCACTGCATTGCAGATATGAAC
The Roseburia rectibacter DNA segment above includes these coding regions:
- a CDS encoding IS1380 family transposase: MSIVNTLALESNRQIKINFDGGDLSSDAGLLLIKEFISKLGIDKLLDKTFKTNDPALFRYHTDQKNLLQMIYMIIAGYFEDDASDELTNDPVFKSVLEKDALASQPTVSRFFNRMDEDTLNQFLAIARVLRKKIYSIQMPSAVILDLDSTLLDAYGRQEGRAFNFHYQSNGYHPLVCYDGMTGDLIKVQLRDGTQYSCTGVVDFLQPILDEYQNDYPAIRILLRGDSGFATPDLYKQCEENGTSYVIRLKENGLLREKASYFVDELNEITRNNKVDYAVVYGEFMYKAKSWPYERRVVCKVEKPENQMVYMYTFVVTNMDSAPEYLIKFYCKRGLMENFIKESKSGFDFASVSSHTRIVNANRLQVHALAYNIFNWFRRLALSANMRKQRIDTVRLKLLKIAAKVIRSARYITFKLCSSCPYKNEFYETLSNIGKLNVQLE
- a CDS encoding flagellar biosynthesis protein FlgM; translated protein: MSKEPIRIDLLIIKEENAEKVMKNEIGHIMRKYNVLEYKGPGDELSIDTFYKTLGYACLYKGYGKTIDEIPADELTVSLFREAYPRELFFELERKGYVLEEKYPGIYYVRGNILFPVQIVVISRLNRTMHSSLRILSANADIEDIRKFLEQTENMKTPRERNNIDAVLQASVSANYEIYQKVRRANGMCEALRELMKDEIEQDVARGEARGEMRGRAEGIVDTCCDLGLPEDAILERLQKKLNISLQTAQEYLQTFGKQIVKN
- a CDS encoding phosphoribosyltransferase domain-containing protein; amino-acid sequence: MKYQEKDLVKIAKRENNTKRSYLVVDPLQGKHVPVEPSKALNLFKSLAEKLQGKYEGERLLLIGFAETATAIGAQAAITLGTKYIQTTREVIQDARYLFFSEAHSHATEQKLVKDDIDRVINDIDRIVFIEDEVTTGNTIMNIIKIITKEYQKKTKFAVASLLNGMTEEYLKIYQDEKIELHYLVKTDHSGYGTVAEQYRCDGLYICAIPENHTQESADIDVQSEKNMREHIISIPGWMNARRFVDAKQYEAACKKLAKTVITETVVKQGERVLVIGTEEFMYPALLTGYEIEKMGCVVRCHSTTRSPIAVSTEEEYPLHCRYELRSLYDPDRKTFIYDLENYDRVIVMTDAALASLKGLETLIYALRMKNENISVIRWY